The Gemmatimonadaceae bacterium genome has a segment encoding these proteins:
- a CDS encoding DHA2 family efflux MFS transporter permease subunit, with translation MSELSDGSNAVITAGPRGTAAITAPVYAPPDATVGADDKYKYKYLIAIAVTLASVLELIDTSIVNVAIPHMMGNLGATLDEISWVSTGYIIANVIVIPMSGWLSAYFGRKKYLATSIMLFVTASFFCGAATSLGGLVFWRVIQGLGGGALLSTSQATLFEAFPPEEIGIGQAMFGIGVMVGPTIGPTLGGYIVDNYNWPWIFYINVPLGILAAIMVITYVHDAAHQERARTIDFLGFILLAVGVGSLQFMLEKGDRYDWFDSRLVTGLAVASVVSFVALVWRELTIDEPIINFRVLKSRQLAAGVSFAAALGLALFGSIFVLPIFLQALHGLSANQTGLVILPGAIASAVTMAFVGKNANRLDARATVTVGAVLFFIAMWMLARMTLVSGPAETFWPLIMRGVGMGLIFVPLTSATMAELKVSELAQGTGMFNLTRQLGGSLGIAIMATLLTRFTVEKKALLTEHVTTMDPTSLGRLYQVTQGLISRGVNPIIARTEALAVIDRQIQAQASVLAFSRIYLISGAILVGALPLMLLFKTGKGRGSGGMAH, from the coding sequence ATGAGCGAGCTGTCTGATGGATCGAACGCGGTGATCACGGCGGGCCCTCGCGGCACCGCCGCGATCACCGCGCCGGTGTATGCGCCGCCGGATGCGACGGTGGGCGCCGACGACAAATACAAATACAAATATCTGATCGCGATCGCGGTGACGCTCGCGTCGGTGCTCGAGCTGATCGACACGTCGATCGTCAACGTCGCCATTCCCCACATGATGGGGAATCTCGGCGCAACGCTCGACGAGATCTCGTGGGTGTCGACCGGCTACATCATCGCCAACGTGATCGTGATCCCGATGTCGGGGTGGCTGAGCGCGTACTTCGGCCGCAAGAAGTATCTCGCGACGTCGATCATGTTGTTCGTCACCGCGTCGTTCTTCTGCGGCGCGGCGACCTCGCTGGGCGGTCTCGTGTTCTGGCGTGTCATTCAAGGGCTTGGCGGTGGCGCGCTGCTGTCGACGTCGCAGGCGACGCTCTTCGAAGCGTTCCCGCCGGAGGAGATCGGCATCGGCCAGGCGATGTTCGGCATCGGCGTCATGGTCGGTCCGACGATCGGCCCAACGCTCGGCGGCTACATCGTCGACAACTACAACTGGCCGTGGATCTTCTACATCAACGTCCCGCTCGGCATTCTGGCGGCGATCATGGTGATCACGTACGTGCACGACGCCGCGCACCAGGAACGGGCGCGTACGATCGACTTTCTCGGCTTCATCCTGCTCGCGGTCGGCGTGGGCTCGCTCCAGTTCATGCTGGAAAAGGGCGACCGCTACGATTGGTTCGACTCGCGGCTGGTCACGGGGCTGGCGGTCGCCTCCGTCGTCTCGTTCGTGGCGCTCGTCTGGCGCGAGTTGACGATCGACGAGCCGATCATAAACTTTAGAGTTCTCAAAAGCCGGCAGCTCGCCGCCGGTGTGAGCTTCGCCGCCGCGCTGGGCCTGGCGCTCTTCGGCTCGATCTTCGTGCTGCCCATCTTTCTTCAGGCGCTGCATGGGCTGTCGGCGAATCAGACCGGCCTCGTGATTCTGCCCGGTGCCATCGCGTCGGCGGTGACGATGGCGTTCGTCGGCAAGAACGCAAATCGCCTGGATGCGCGCGCGACGGTCACGGTCGGCGCGGTGCTGTTCTTCATCGCGATGTGGATGCTGGCGCGCATGACGCTCGTCAGCGGACCGGCGGAGACGTTCTGGCCGCTGATCATGCGCGGCGTGGGTATGGGGCTCATCTTCGTGCCGCTGACCAGCGCGACGATGGCCGAGCTCAAGGTCAGCGAGTTGGCGCAGGGCACGGGCATGTTCAATCTCACGCGCCAGCTCGGCGGATCGCTCGGCATCGCGATCATGGCGACGCTGCTGACGCGCTTCACCGTCGAGAAGAAGGCGTTGCTCACCGAGCACGTTACGACGATGGATCCGACGTCGCTCGGCCGGCTGTATCAGGTGACGCAAGGGCTCATCTCGCGCGGTGTGAATCCCATCATCGCGCGAACGGAGGCGTTGGCGGTCATCGACCGTCAGATCCAGGCCCAGGCGAGCGTGCTGGCGTTCTCCCGGATTTATTTGATCAGTGGGGCGATTCTCGTTGGCGCGTTGCCGCTGATGCTGCTGTTCAAGACGGGGAAGGGCAGAGGCTCGGGCGGCATGGCGCATTAG
- a CDS encoding DUF5985 family protein, with protein MNQVLSGVIIAGYAAAGLFFLRFWRDTHDRLFAIFATSFWLLCVQRILLALRTPGISGENVAYLYLVRLAAFVLLLVGIIDKNRKSAN; from the coding sequence ATGAATCAGGTCCTGTCCGGCGTGATCATCGCCGGCTACGCGGCGGCGGGCCTGTTCTTTCTGCGTTTCTGGCGCGACACGCACGACCGGCTCTTCGCGATCTTCGCCACGTCGTTCTGGTTGCTGTGCGTGCAGCGGATCTTGCTCGCGCTCCGCACACCCGGAATCAGCGGCGAGAACGTCGCGTACCTCTATCTGGTGCGACTGGCGGCCTTTGTGCTGTTGCTCGTCGGCATCATCGACAAGAACCGAAAAAGCGCGAACTAG
- a CDS encoding HlyD family secretion protein produces the protein MATALKQDVDSRDMPGGAPDAPEPKSGKRRIVLPIVLVLVALGLLWAFKQWSYGRSHESTDDAAVDGHIVPVLAKVSGYVQKVTVSDNDHVRAESLLVTIDPSEYRTRLAQAEADLAAARASAGGGGAAGQAEAAVQQASGQQASLSAQITAARANATKARQDLARMEDLAAKQVISKMQLDAARAASEAANANVVAMERQQAAAGGTVASAQAGVRLASARLQSAQAARDNAALQLSYTNVLAPVAGIVSRKQVEPGQLVQVGQPLLTVVSDTGAFITANFKETQLADIRVGQPVEIEVDAYKGTVLGCVESVSAATGSKFALLPPDNATGNFTKVVQRVPVRVKVTKDLGPSMPLRPGMSVNIHVDTKLPAGKC, from the coding sequence ATGGCAACAGCACTCAAGCAAGACGTTGATTCCCGCGACATGCCCGGCGGCGCGCCGGACGCACCCGAACCGAAGAGCGGCAAGCGACGCATCGTTCTTCCGATCGTCCTCGTTCTCGTCGCGCTCGGACTGCTCTGGGCATTCAAGCAGTGGAGCTACGGCCGCAGCCACGAATCGACCGACGACGCGGCGGTCGACGGCCACATCGTGCCCGTGCTCGCGAAAGTCAGCGGCTACGTGCAGAAGGTGACCGTCAGCGACAACGACCACGTGCGCGCCGAGTCGCTGCTGGTGACGATCGATCCGTCGGAGTATCGCACGCGGCTCGCGCAGGCCGAGGCCGACCTGGCCGCGGCGCGCGCGTCGGCGGGCGGTGGTGGCGCCGCAGGTCAAGCTGAAGCAGCAGTGCAGCAGGCGTCGGGACAGCAGGCGTCGCTGAGCGCGCAGATCACCGCGGCGCGCGCGAATGCGACCAAGGCGCGACAGGATCTGGCGCGCATGGAGGATCTGGCGGCCAAGCAGGTCATCTCGAAGATGCAGCTCGATGCGGCGCGCGCGGCGTCTGAAGCGGCGAACGCGAACGTCGTTGCGATGGAACGCCAACAGGCCGCGGCCGGTGGAACGGTCGCGAGCGCGCAGGCGGGGGTGCGGTTGGCGAGTGCCCGTTTGCAGTCGGCGCAGGCCGCGCGCGACAATGCGGCGCTTCAGCTCAGCTACACCAATGTCCTCGCCCCGGTCGCGGGGATCGTCTCGCGCAAGCAGGTCGAGCCGGGACAGCTCGTGCAAGTCGGACAGCCGCTGCTCACCGTCGTTTCGGATACTGGCGCGTTCATCACGGCCAACTTCAAGGAGACGCAGCTCGCCGACATTCGCGTCGGCCAGCCGGTCGAGATCGAAGTCGACGCGTACAAGGGCACGGTGCTCGGCTGCGTCGAGAGTGTGAGCGCCGCGACGGGCTCGAAGTTCGCGCTGCTGCCGCCCGACAACGCGACGGGGAACTTCACGAAAGTCGTACAGCGCGTGCCGGTGCGCGTGAAGGTGACGAAGGATCTCGGTCCGTCGATGCCGCTGCGCCCCGGCATGTCGGTGAACATTCACGTCGATACGAAGCTGCCCGCCGGCAAGTGCTGA
- a CDS encoding serine hydrolase domain-containing protein, producing MFRRAIVMLCAAAFTASAQSTLPDSAGSKIDAVFSRYARADAPGCAVGVYQNGRIAFEKGYGSANIEYGVPITPTSPFIMGSVSKQFTAAAIALLVEQGKLRLDDEVHTYVPELRDYGKPITIDQLVHHTSGVRDFWTLVQTADMRNDDGYTVDDILRLASRQRHLNFDPGAEYNYSNTGYVLLGVVVQRVTGQSLRQFAAEQLFGPLGMTHSQFHDDHNEPVPGRVIAYAPVRGGGWKMDVWANDIVGQGGLMTTIEDLQKWDENFYAGRVGGPGFLARQLQRGVLNDGTTLPYAFGLEVKAYRGLTLVEHSGSTGGYRTDIARFPAQHTSVATMCNVSTADAAGLALSVADVVLAGAFTAPKPAPRAAGTRAGAAQQALPAIGAAELDELTGRYYSDELDATFRLERAGSTLVLRRARSAPDTLRATDRQTFRAAGMTLHFDAGAHPPSITSITSITSFTVDAGRARGIEFTRVTPDGR from the coding sequence ATGTTTCGCCGTGCCATCGTGATGCTCTGTGCCGCCGCGTTCACCGCGAGCGCGCAATCGACGTTGCCGGATTCAGCCGGGTCGAAGATCGATGCCGTCTTCAGCCGCTACGCGCGCGCCGACGCACCGGGGTGCGCGGTCGGCGTGTACCAGAATGGGCGCATCGCCTTCGAGAAAGGCTACGGCTCGGCCAACATCGAATACGGCGTGCCGATCACGCCGACGTCGCCGTTCATCATGGGCTCGGTGTCGAAGCAGTTCACCGCGGCGGCGATCGCGCTGCTCGTCGAGCAAGGCAAGCTGCGCCTGGACGACGAGGTGCACACATACGTCCCCGAGCTGCGCGACTACGGCAAGCCGATCACGATCGACCAGCTCGTGCACCACACGAGCGGGGTGCGCGACTTCTGGACGCTGGTGCAGACGGCCGACATGCGCAACGACGATGGGTACACGGTGGACGACATTCTCCGTCTCGCCTCGCGGCAGCGGCACTTGAACTTCGATCCGGGCGCCGAATACAACTACAGCAACACGGGGTACGTGCTGCTGGGCGTCGTGGTGCAGCGGGTCACGGGGCAGTCGCTCCGCCAGTTTGCGGCCGAGCAGCTCTTCGGGCCGTTGGGCATGACGCACTCGCAGTTTCATGACGATCACAACGAGCCTGTTCCGGGGCGCGTGATCGCCTACGCGCCGGTACGGGGCGGTGGGTGGAAAATGGATGTGTGGGCGAACGACATCGTCGGGCAGGGTGGATTGATGACGACGATCGAGGATTTACAGAAGTGGGATGAGAATTTTTATGCAGGGCGCGTGGGCGGGCCCGGGTTCCTGGCGCGCCAGCTGCAACGGGGTGTGCTGAACGACGGCACGACGCTGCCGTACGCGTTCGGGCTCGAGGTGAAGGCGTATCGCGGGCTCACCCTCGTCGAGCATTCGGGAAGCACCGGCGGATATCGCACCGACATCGCGCGCTTTCCCGCGCAGCACACGAGCGTCGCCACGATGTGCAACGTCAGCACGGCCGACGCCGCGGGCTTGGCGCTGAGCGTCGCCGACGTGGTACTGGCCGGCGCGTTCACCGCGCCGAAGCCTGCACCGCGCGCCGCGGGGACGCGCGCCGGTGCGGCACAGCAGGCGTTGCCGGCGATCGGTGCGGCGGAGCTTGATGAGCTTACGGGCCGCTACTACTCCGACGAGCTCGATGCGACGTTCCGCCTCGAGCGCGCGGGCAGCACGCTCGTGTTGCGCCGGGCGCGCTCGGCGCCGGATACGCTTCGCGCGACCGACCGGCAAACGTTTCGCGCCGCCGGAATGACGCTGCACTTCGACGCAGGCGCGCATCCGCCGTCGATCACTTCGATCACTTCGATCACTTCGTTCACGGTCGACGCGGGTCGCGCGCGCGGCATCGAGTTCACTCGTGTGACGCCCGACGGCCGCTAG
- a CDS encoding RNA-binding S4 domain-containing protein gives MADDLTAVRIDKWLWAARFFKTRSLATDAVAGGKVEVNGERAKAAKSVKPGDEIRLRVGPYEHILIVRALGERRGPASVAQSLYEETPASREARDKLSAQLKMAPGGFVYEEKGRPTKKDRRDLSRFIDRRRG, from the coding sequence ATGGCCGACGACCTCACCGCCGTTCGCATCGACAAGTGGCTGTGGGCCGCCCGGTTCTTCAAGACGCGGTCGCTGGCGACCGACGCGGTCGCGGGCGGCAAGGTGGAAGTGAATGGCGAGCGCGCCAAAGCCGCGAAGAGTGTCAAGCCCGGCGATGAGATCCGCCTTCGCGTCGGTCCCTATGAGCATATTCTAATAGTCCGCGCGCTCGGCGAGCGCCGCGGCCCCGCGTCGGTGGCGCAGTCACTGTACGAAGAGACGCCGGCCAGCCGCGAGGCGCGCGACAAACTCTCGGCGCAGCTCAAGATGGCGCCCGGCGGTTTCGTCTACGAGGAGAAGGGCCGGCCGACGAAGAAGGATCGCCGCGATCTGTCGCGCTTCATCGACCGCCGCCGCGGCTGA
- a CDS encoding TetR/AcrR family transcriptional regulator: MAAQPVQTEPRWRRLPEERPRQILAAALEVFGEHGLANARLDDIAKRAGLSKGTIYLYFPNKEELFREMVRQLIVTQLEEGEREFGAGNKSPTEALTEFMRKYWAFIRSAQFAPLFRLIHAEIRSFPDLARFYAEEVISRGHKLIASIIQRGTEAGEFRDVDPFVAARMLMAPFVMHGVWCGHRECFAPVAAKTDDQVLDEMMQFYLYAIRPHGPASSSPATERRSTNGPTSR; the protein is encoded by the coding sequence ATGGCAGCTCAGCCCGTTCAAACCGAGCCACGTTGGCGCCGACTCCCCGAGGAGCGGCCGCGGCAGATCCTTGCCGCCGCCCTCGAGGTCTTTGGCGAACACGGACTCGCGAACGCGCGCCTGGATGACATCGCCAAGCGGGCCGGACTCTCCAAGGGCACCATCTATCTCTACTTCCCCAACAAGGAAGAGCTGTTTCGGGAGATGGTGCGCCAACTGATCGTCACGCAGCTCGAGGAAGGCGAGCGTGAGTTCGGCGCCGGGAACAAGTCGCCGACCGAAGCACTCACCGAATTCATGCGGAAGTACTGGGCGTTCATCCGCTCGGCGCAGTTCGCGCCGCTCTTCCGTCTCATTCACGCCGAGATCCGTAGTTTTCCAGATCTCGCGCGTTTCTACGCGGAAGAAGTGATCTCGCGCGGGCACAAGCTCATCGCGTCGATCATTCAGCGCGGCACCGAAGCCGGTGAGTTTCGCGACGTGGATCCGTTCGTTGCCGCTCGTATGCTCATGGCGCCGTTCGTCATGCACGGCGTGTGGTGCGGACATCGTGAATGCTTCGCGCCCGTCGCGGCGAAGACCGACGACCAGGTGCTCGACGAAATGATGCAGTTCTACCTCTACGCGATTCGTCCGCACGGGCCGGCCAGCAGTTCGCCGGCGACCGAGCGGCGCTCGACCAACGGCCCGACTTCACGATGA
- a CDS encoding TolC family protein: MNINCFPKVVRLGAFLSLIAALLAFAVRIAEAQTGAEQMPPPRRLTLGDAARLAAAQTAGVQSAEARVEEAQARVGEARAQLMPQIDAIPNWTSHTLNSASFGFNFPAQPGQPPLLNPNGQIIGPVKFYDFRAQASQTLFNPAARGQVVAARASATAAGADVQTAAQQAATNAAATYVRVVRSDAALSARIADSTLASDLLRIARDQLTAGVGVALDVTRAQSQLASARAQLIAARNDRDRSRLDLLRALNLPLDTPLILTDSLSSLELPGVVNEAAAVDTAMRLRPEIRAADLQLAAAQQQIAAIRARALPTVGVFGNDGPTGLGFAHLLNTYTYGIQVNWSVFEGGRREAQTQEQEAVAREIDVRRRDLRQQVQVDVRGALLDIASAREAVDAARERQQLAEQEVEQARERFRAGVAGNADVITASLTLNNARTGLVDALTAFQNARVSLARAEGTVSQLR; this comes from the coding sequence ATGAACATCAACTGCTTTCCGAAAGTCGTACGACTGGGTGCATTCCTCTCGCTCATCGCGGCGCTGCTTGCGTTTGCGGTGCGCATCGCCGAAGCGCAGACCGGCGCCGAACAGATGCCGCCGCCGCGCCGCTTGACGCTCGGTGACGCCGCGCGATTGGCCGCGGCGCAGACGGCAGGCGTGCAATCGGCCGAAGCGCGCGTCGAAGAAGCGCAAGCGCGTGTCGGTGAAGCGCGCGCGCAATTGATGCCGCAGATCGACGCCATTCCCAACTGGACGAGCCACACGCTCAACAGCGCGAGTTTCGGCTTCAACTTCCCGGCGCAGCCCGGTCAGCCGCCGCTGCTCAATCCCAACGGCCAGATCATCGGGCCGGTGAAGTTCTACGATTTCCGTGCACAGGCGTCGCAGACGCTGTTCAACCCCGCGGCGCGAGGGCAGGTGGTTGCAGCGCGAGCCAGCGCGACCGCGGCGGGTGCCGACGTGCAGACCGCGGCGCAGCAGGCGGCGACGAACGCCGCCGCCACGTACGTGCGTGTGGTTCGATCCGACGCCGCGCTGTCGGCGCGCATCGCCGACTCCACGCTGGCGTCCGATCTCTTGAGAATCGCCCGCGATCAGCTCACTGCCGGCGTGGGCGTGGCGCTCGACGTCACGCGCGCGCAATCGCAGCTTGCCTCGGCGCGCGCGCAGCTCATTGCGGCGCGCAACGATCGCGACCGTTCGCGGCTCGACTTGTTGCGGGCGCTGAATCTTCCGCTCGACACGCCGCTCATTCTCACGGACTCGCTGTCGTCGCTCGAGCTGCCCGGTGTAGTGAACGAAGCCGCCGCCGTCGATACGGCGATGCGTCTGCGGCCGGAGATTCGCGCCGCCGATTTGCAGCTCGCGGCCGCGCAGCAGCAGATCGCGGCGATTCGTGCGCGCGCGCTGCCGACCGTTGGTGTGTTCGGCAACGATGGGCCGACGGGACTCGGCTTCGCGCATTTGCTCAATACCTACACGTACGGCATTCAGGTGAACTGGTCGGTGTTCGAGGGCGGACGTCGCGAGGCGCAGACGCAGGAGCAAGAGGCCGTCGCGCGCGAGATCGACGTGCGTCGCCGCGATCTGCGCCAACAAGTGCAGGTCGACGTCCGCGGCGCGCTGCTCGACATCGCGTCGGCGCGCGAAGCGGTAGACGCGGCGCGCGAGCGCCAGCAGCTCGCCGAACAGGAAGTCGAGCAGGCGCGCGAACGCTTTCGTGCCGGCGTTGCCGGGAACGCGGACGTGATCACGGCATCGCTGACGCTCAACAACGCGCGCACCGGGTTGGTCGACGCGCTGACCGCATTTCAGAACGCCCGTGTCTCCCTGGCGCGAGCCGAGGGCACGGTCTCACAACTTCGATAA
- a CDS encoding alanine racemase, which translates to MSLTLAELETPVPVVDLDRLATNLDRAAAYATAHGLALRPHIKTHKSPRLAAEQIRRGAVGVTCATPFEAEVMSEVCADILVAYPPVGKQRATRLAALPTSVQLTVALDSPRAIEDIAEAARAADRTIGVLVELDLGMHRVGTPNVDEAIALARTVCSHPPLDFAGIAFYPGHVREAVDRQQPKLDDLSSALSGALDAFERAGVRPRVVSGGSTPTLWHTHEMRGVTEFRPGTYVYNDRTTAAIGACAWDDCALTVLATVVSTAVPNQAVVDAGTKSLGREPMRGTDTADGFGALLDHPDVVVKSMSEEHGILDLSQTNWRPAVGDRVRIVPNHVCIVVHLNDVIAGIRGDAVETTWPVAARSRGYHIET; encoded by the coding sequence ATGTCGTTGACGCTCGCCGAACTCGAGACTCCGGTTCCCGTCGTGGATCTCGATCGGCTCGCCACAAATCTCGACCGCGCGGCCGCATATGCAACCGCGCACGGTCTGGCGCTGCGCCCGCACATCAAGACGCACAAGTCGCCGCGGCTCGCGGCGGAGCAGATTCGCCGCGGCGCGGTCGGCGTCACGTGCGCCACGCCGTTCGAGGCCGAAGTGATGAGCGAGGTGTGCGCCGACATTCTCGTCGCGTATCCGCCCGTCGGCAAGCAGCGCGCGACCCGACTGGCGGCGCTGCCCACTTCAGTTCAGCTCACCGTGGCGCTCGACTCGCCGCGTGCCATCGAAGACATCGCCGAGGCAGCGCGCGCGGCTGATCGCACGATCGGCGTGCTGGTCGAGCTCGATCTCGGCATGCATCGCGTCGGCACGCCGAACGTGGACGAGGCCATCGCTCTGGCGCGCACCGTGTGCTCGCATCCGCCGCTCGACTTCGCGGGCATTGCCTTCTATCCCGGCCATGTGCGCGAGGCGGTGGATCGCCAGCAACCGAAGCTCGACGACTTGAGCTCCGCGTTGTCCGGCGCGCTCGACGCGTTCGAGCGCGCCGGCGTGCGACCGCGCGTCGTCAGCGGCGGCTCGACGCCGACGCTCTGGCACACGCACGAGATGCGCGGCGTGACCGAGTTCCGTCCCGGCACGTACGTCTACAACGATCGCACGACCGCCGCGATCGGCGCGTGCGCGTGGGATGATTGCGCGCTCACCGTGCTCGCGACGGTCGTCAGCACCGCGGTGCCCAACCAAGCCGTCGTCGACGCGGGGACCAAATCACTCGGCCGCGAACCGATGCGCGGCACCGACACCGCCGACGGGTTCGGCGCCCTGCTCGATCACCCCGACGTCGTGGTCAAGAGCATGTCCGAGGAGCACGGCATTCTCGATCTCTCGCAGACGAATTGGCGGCCCGCCGTCGGCGACAGGGTCCGAATCGTGCCCAATCACGTGTGCATCGTCGTCCATCTCAACGACGTCATCGCCGGCATTCGCGGTGACGCCGTCGAAACGACATGGCCCGTCGCGGCGCGCAGCCGCGGCTATCACATCGAGACATAG
- a CDS encoding S41 family peptidase has translation MPRFRTAAVATLLVVPIVAGGFLLQEAPARSNAVLFDQVLSLVRNTYVDTLPAGLAYEKAAKGLVRELNDPYSELLPPKESENFNRQTGGRYGGTGMLLGNPSPGVIVVDRVFPNTPAEEAGVREGDHVLQVDTTHTAGISFEAVSDLLRGTPGSKVAVTYGRPGVAEPIKLQFTRRVVHVPAVNFATIISNHVGYIPLQTFNENAADEVANAVDSLVKQGATSLVLDMRDNGGGIVDQALSTASLFLREGQDIVSVRARNQPTETARSNGRHLSDKIPLVVLIDGGSASATEIVAGALQDHDRALVLGTTSFGKGLVQSVYSLQNGYQLKLTTGKWYTPSGRSIHRERKLLPSGEFVEVHPDSLAAANMTRPMFKSDAGRVVFGGGGIRPDIVVADDTLPAVERDFLRAAAPQGQAINTVVQNYALELKGTVPKNFTTPDAWSTELMRRLGAAGVKLDARYDAGEREFLTRDLTQRVARMSFGDAVAKQRTLNEDHQLLKAVELLQKSTTQAQLLAAAPEPKGAK, from the coding sequence ATGCCTCGTTTTCGCACCGCCGCGGTGGCGACGTTGCTCGTCGTCCCGATCGTCGCGGGCGGCTTCCTGCTGCAGGAAGCCCCGGCACGCTCCAACGCCGTTCTCTTCGACCAGGTGCTGTCGCTCGTGCGCAACACCTACGTCGACACCCTGCCGGCCGGCCTGGCCTATGAAAAGGCGGCCAAGGGGTTGGTGCGCGAGCTGAACGATCCCTACAGCGAGCTCCTGCCGCCGAAGGAATCAGAGAACTTCAATCGCCAGACGGGCGGCCGCTACGGCGGCACCGGCATGCTGCTCGGCAACCCGTCGCCCGGCGTGATCGTGGTCGATCGCGTCTTTCCGAACACGCCCGCGGAAGAAGCCGGCGTGCGCGAGGGCGATCACGTGCTGCAAGTCGATACGACGCACACCGCCGGCATTTCGTTCGAGGCGGTCTCCGACCTGCTGCGCGGGACCCCAGGCTCGAAGGTCGCCGTGACGTACGGGCGACCCGGCGTCGCCGAGCCGATCAAGCTGCAATTCACCCGGCGCGTGGTGCATGTGCCGGCGGTCAACTTCGCGACGATCATCTCCAATCACGTCGGCTACATCCCGCTGCAAACATTCAACGAGAACGCGGCGGACGAAGTCGCCAACGCCGTCGACTCGCTCGTCAAGCAGGGCGCGACGAGCCTCGTCCTCGACATGCGGGACAACGGCGGCGGCATCGTCGATCAGGCGCTCAGCACGGCCAGCCTGTTCCTGCGCGAAGGGCAGGATATCGTCAGCGTGCGGGCGCGCAATCAGCCCACGGAAACCGCTCGATCGAATGGCCGCCATCTCTCCGACAAGATTCCGCTCGTCGTGTTGATCGACGGCGGCTCGGCGTCGGCGACGGAGATCGTCGCGGGCGCGCTGCAGGATCACGATCGCGCCCTCGTACTCGGCACGACGTCGTTCGGCAAAGGCCTGGTGCAGTCCGTGTACTCGCTGCAGAACGGCTATCAGCTCAAGCTCACCACCGGAAAGTGGTATACGCCGAGCGGCCGGTCGATTCACCGCGAGCGCAAGCTGCTTCCCTCGGGCGAGTTCGTCGAAGTGCATCCGGATTCGCTCGCCGCCGCGAACATGACGCGGCCGATGTTCAAGTCGGACGCCGGGCGCGTGGTATTCGGCGGTGGTGGTATTCGACCGGACATCGTCGTCGCCGACGACACGCTCCCCGCCGTCGAACGCGACTTCCTGCGCGCCGCGGCACCACAAGGGCAGGCCATCAACACGGTCGTGCAGAACTACGCGCTGGAGCTCAAGGGAACGGTGCCGAAAAACTTCACGACGCCCGACGCATGGTCGACGGAGCTGATGCGTCGCCTGGGCGCGGCCGGCGTCAAGCTCGACGCACGCTACGATGCGGGCGAGCGCGAGTTCCTGACCCGCGACCTCACGCAGCGGGTGGCGCGCATGTCCTTCGGCGACGCGGTCGCCAAGCAGCGCACGCTGAACGAAGATCATCAGTTGCTGAAGGCCGTCGAGCTGCTGCAGAAGAGCACCACGCAGGCACAGCTCCTCGCCGCGGCGCCGGAACCGAAAGGCGCGAAATAA
- a CDS encoding RidA family protein, with product MTQRERQWQPVRLGGDVPPPAGAYSPAAKAGPFVFVSGQVPRDPVTGELVGNDVESQTRQVIKNVERALQAAGAELSDIVSIIVYLADIDDWGRFNAAYKELMPEPYPTRTALGANLRGIMVEISAVAYMASV from the coding sequence ATGACACAACGCGAGCGGCAGTGGCAACCGGTGCGACTCGGCGGAGACGTGCCGCCGCCGGCCGGTGCCTATTCCCCCGCAGCGAAGGCCGGGCCGTTCGTGTTCGTATCGGGCCAGGTGCCGCGCGATCCGGTGACGGGCGAGCTCGTTGGCAACGATGTGGAGTCGCAGACGCGCCAGGTGATCAAGAACGTCGAGCGGGCGCTGCAGGCGGCGGGCGCGGAGCTGTCGGACATTGTGTCGATCATCGTGTATCTCGCCGACATCGATGACTGGGGCCGTTTCAATGCGGCGTACAAGGAGTTGATGCCGGAGCCGTATCCGACGCGAACGGCGTTGGGAGCGAATCTGCGGGGGATCATGGTTGAGATCAGCGCCGTCGCGTATATGGCGTCGGTGTAG
- a CDS encoding DUF5985 family protein, whose amino-acid sequence MIARAIYILCALTSLACAVLLLRGFVRSRARLLLWSGLCFTFLCLNNVLLYVDVEVMTQVDLSLLRTIPVVIALGLLLYGLIWEVK is encoded by the coding sequence ATGATCGCGCGGGCAATTTACATCCTCTGCGCGCTCACGAGCCTCGCGTGCGCGGTGCTGCTGCTTCGCGGCTTCGTTCGCTCGCGTGCGCGGCTGCTCCTGTGGAGCGGTCTGTGCTTCACGTTCCTGTGTCTGAACAACGTGCTGCTGTACGTCGACGTCGAGGTGATGACGCAGGTCGACTTGTCGCTTCTGCGAACGATTCCCGTCGTCATCGCGCTCGGCTTGTTGCTCTATGGCCTGATCTGGGAGGTCAAATGA